A part of Scylla paramamosain isolate STU-SP2022 chromosome 24, ASM3559412v1, whole genome shotgun sequence genomic DNA contains:
- the LOC135112761 gene encoding uncharacterized protein LOC135112761, with product MKCFVLALLGLVALVAARPENVFDLDLDDIHQDMDISDDTTITGTYRWRSPEGDEYFVRYIADEDGYRVLESNAVPVTADGTPANGAQGAFSSEEDDDSRFD from the exons ATGAAGTGCTTC GTGCTTGCTCTGCTCGGCCTGGTCGCCCTGGTCGCCGCACGCCCCGAAAATGTGTTCGACCTGGACTTGGACGACATCCACCAGGACATGGACATCTCTGacgacaccaccatcaccggcACCTACCGCTGGAGGTCCCCCGAGGGCGACGAGTACTTCGTGCGCTACATCGCCGACGAGGACGGCTACCGCGTGTTGGAGTCCAACGCCGTGCCCGTCACCGCCGACGGCACGCCCGCCAACGGCGCCCAGGGAGCCTTCTCCTccgaggaggacgacgacagCCGATTTGATTAA